In Poecile atricapillus isolate bPoeAtr1 chromosome 1, bPoeAtr1.hap1, whole genome shotgun sequence, the sequence CAAGCCACTCCATGCATCTGGTGGAAGGCCATCAGCTACCACTTCGTACGGCGAACCCGGCAGGTGACCCGCTACCGCAACGGTGATGCCTACACCACCACACAGGTCTACCATGAGAGGGTCAACACACACGTGGCTGAAGCTGAGTTTGACTACTCTCACTGTGGATACAAGGACATCTCCAAGGAGCTCCTGGGCTTGGAGAGCTATACAGCCACCAAGCTGAGGTTCACCAAGTGCTTCAGCTTTGCCAACATTGAGTCTGAGAACTCTTACCTGACTCAGAGAGCTCATTTCTTCACGGAGATCGAGGGGCTAGATGACTACATGGAAGTGAGGGAAGGCATGCAGCTCAAAAACGTGGATTTTAAAGAGCTTATGATGGCCTACGGAGACCCGGATCACCTCCCGTGGTACGTGTCCCATTATGCTTTCTGGGTGGCAGCTGTCCTGATGATCTCGTGGCCGCTCAGGGTACTCATAGAGTATCGGACTGCTTATGTGCATTACCACGTGGAGAAGCTGCTGGGCCTGGAGTACACGGCACCCACGACGGCGGAGGAGCCCTTGTACCGGTACCGCATGCCCCGGGACACCACGCAGGACAGCACCGAGCTGGAGTGGCACATCTGCACCAACCGGCAGCTGATCCCCAGCTACTCGGAGGCCATGCTCATGGACCTGGCCAACTCCCCGGCCTACAACAGCTACACGGTGTGTCGGTACGGCCAAACGGCCCACGGCTGCGAACGCTGCAACCGTGcctccagcacctcctccaTCTTCTCACGCCAtgctttccacagctgcagcgGCAACTCTCGCCTCTCCCTCAACACCAGCCGCTTCTCGCTCTGCCGCATCCATGGCTCCCACAGGACAGGCCTCTGgaggagccacagcagcagtATTGCAGACCGGGGCTGCCAGGatgagcagtgctgctcctACTCCAGCCAGCTGGCTGTCAACGAGAACCCCCCAACCTACCACGACGCCAGATTCTTCCCTGTCCTGATTGTGCACAGGCCAGAAGGGCAGGACAGGCGGCATTTCTACATCAGGCGTTCCTCCTGCCTAGAAACCTCTCTGTGACAGGCCTTGGTGGTTACtgggctcctctgctctgggacagggattGCAGAGGTGACACCGGTGAGGAGCCTGAGAGTGTCAGTCTCTACAGCAGGTCAGCAGGACGAGTTTCAGCTCTTCCCCCTGCCATTGCAAGAGGACTTAGAGACTCTGACCAATACCTAACCTCATTTCCAAGATCTCCTCCCCCTCCACCTGGTCTCATATGTCTTTCATTCCCTATTCCTCTCTTTCACACCTCACCCTTCCTCTGCTCCTTGAttccctgcctctcctcccATCTTCccctcattcttttttttcacttttcagtcACAGCATTTGATTGTTGTGGCTGCTGGAGGATTTTAAATGCTTGTGCTTTGCCAGTACATTTGCCCTCCTGGATGCTTTGCAAGGTAAGAACCTCAGATAGAGCAAGGCACAAGGCACACAGCCAGCCAGAGTCAAGTCAGAAGGAGAATTCAGATCTGCAGGCGCTGAGTCACCTCCTGCAAACCCCGAATGaggtgcttttttaaaaattttattttccacatctttttttcctctttttctgtcattccttctccttctaTGTTAGTGTTCTCCTCTTGCTTTACCCtcaacttcctttttttttcagttctctcacttctgctttccagtt encodes:
- the LOC131583917 gene encoding transmembrane protein 151B-like, coding for MSSEGEAEAAAESGPGSTPAPGAAAAEREEQRPVKQSLSACMCRESHWKCLLLSILMYGCLGAVAWCQLARVTKLSFDSSFKGKSMIYHDSPCSDGYVYIPLAFLSMLYVVYLVECWHCHVKRELQYKADVDSVYECINRMQQATPCIWWKAISYHFVRRTRQVTRYRNGDAYTTTQVYHERVNTHVAEAEFDYSHCGYKDISKELLGLESYTATKLRFTKCFSFANIESENSYLTQRAHFFTEIEGLDDYMEVREGMQLKNVDFKELMMAYGDPDHLPWYVSHYAFWVAAVLMISWPLRVLIEYRTAYVHYHVEKLLGLEYTAPTTAEEPLYRYRMPRDTTQDSTELEWHICTNRQLIPSYSEAMLMDLANSPAYNSYTVCRYGQTAHGCERCNRASSTSSIFSRHAFHSCSGNSRLSLNTSRFSLCRIHGSHRTGLWRSHSSSIADRGCQDEQCCSYSSQLAVNENPPTYHDARFFPVLIVHRPEGQDRRHFYIRRSSCLETSL